A DNA window from Actinomadura luzonensis contains the following coding sequences:
- a CDS encoding DUF2795 domain-containing protein gives MSNAPNPIQLQKHLSGVDYPASKDDLVKAAKDHGADQDIVKALESMPDREYDGPNAVSQAVTKR, from the coding sequence ATGAGCAATGCACCGAACCCGATCCAGCTTCAGAAGCACCTGAGCGGCGTGGACTACCCCGCCAGCAAGGACGACCTGGTCAAGGCCGCCAAGGACCACGGCGCTGACCAGGACATCGTCAAGGCCCTGGAGAGCATGCCGGACCGCGAGTACGACGGCCCCAACGCCGTCAGCCAGGCGGTCACCAAGCGGTGA
- a CDS encoding NAD(P)/FAD-dependent oxidoreductase, with protein MTDILVLGGGYTGLAAAIRVAARTRRSGVRVTLVNASARFTERLRLHQTAAGERLADHSLTDVLAGSGVTFAQGRVAGLDVEGHEARLDDGRTLRYDRLIYALGTVTDLSTPGAAEHACTFDDHGGAVRLSRRLDELPGGPVGAGTVAVVGSGLTGVEAATEIAEARPHLRVVLVGKGRPGAMMGERARAYLDAALARLGVEVRSGADVTKVLPGAVELAGGELIDADATLWTAGTRGLPLAAASGLTVDERGRIVVDGALRSLSHPDVQAVGDAAAVRLPFGVLHGTCQSGIPTALHAADALVSVLRGRAPRDFRFGYVHQPVSLGRGDAVIQFTRPDDSPRRWYLTGRAAVAYKEAVSRSPLPTYRLLKRGLVPVRAFALSAWPG; from the coding sequence ATGACTGACATTCTCGTCCTGGGCGGCGGTTACACCGGTCTCGCGGCGGCCATCAGGGTCGCGGCCAGGACCCGCCGCTCCGGCGTCAGGGTGACGCTGGTGAACGCCTCGGCCCGGTTCACCGAGCGGCTCCGGCTGCACCAGACGGCGGCCGGCGAGCGGCTGGCCGACCACTCCCTGACGGACGTCCTCGCGGGCAGCGGGGTCACGTTCGCGCAGGGCCGGGTGGCGGGGCTGGACGTCGAGGGGCACGAGGCCCGTCTCGACGACGGGCGGACGCTCCGCTACGACAGGCTGATCTACGCGCTGGGCACCGTCACCGACCTCTCGACGCCGGGCGCGGCCGAGCACGCCTGCACCTTCGACGACCACGGCGGCGCCGTACGGCTGTCGCGGCGACTCGACGAACTGCCGGGAGGCCCTGTGGGGGCCGGCACTGTCGCCGTGGTCGGCAGCGGGCTGACCGGGGTGGAGGCGGCGACCGAGATTGCCGAGGCCCGCCCGCACCTGCGCGTCGTCCTCGTGGGCAAGGGACGGCCCGGCGCGATGATGGGGGAGCGGGCGCGCGCCTACCTGGACGCGGCCCTGGCCCGGCTCGGCGTCGAGGTGCGCTCCGGCGCGGACGTCACCAAGGTCCTGCCCGGCGCGGTCGAGCTGGCCGGCGGCGAGCTGATCGACGCCGACGCCACGCTCTGGACCGCCGGCACCCGTGGCCTGCCGCTGGCGGCCGCGTCGGGCCTGACCGTGGACGAGCGCGGCAGGATCGTCGTGGACGGCGCGCTGCGCTCGCTCTCGCACCCCGACGTCCAGGCCGTGGGCGACGCCGCCGCCGTCCGCCTGCCGTTCGGGGTGCTGCACGGCACCTGCCAGAGCGGCATCCCGACGGCGCTGCACGCCGCCGACGCGCTGGTGTCCGTCCTGCGCGGCCGCGCGCCCAGGGACTTCCGGTTCGGGTACGTGCACCAGCCCGTGAGCCTGGGGCGCGGGGACGCGGTCATCCAGTTCACCCGGCCGGACGACAGCCCGCGCAGGTGGTACCTGACGGGGCGGGCGGCCGTCGCGTACAAGGAGGCGGTGTCGCGGAGCCCGCTGCCGACGTACCGGCTGCTCAAGCGCGGCCTGGTGCCGGTACGGGCGTTCGCGCTCAGCGCCTGGCCCGGCTGA
- a CDS encoding glycosyltransferase family 2 protein, whose protein sequence is MADPRIGAVVITWNRREEALESVGRLLSLPERPHVVLVDNGSTDGTAEAVAAAYPEAEVVALRENLGAVGRNVGVARLSTPYVAFADDDTWWEPGSLARAADVLDAHPRLAVVTARILAEPGAREDPIVAELRDSPVPGPAWLPGPALGSFLAGASVLRREAFLECGGFSSWLWLGGEEELLAVDLATAGWELCYLEKLTVHHQASRNRDAHHRRRVGIRNTLWFTWLRRPVRAALRRTAHLARTVPRDRISALAALDALRGLPWVLAERRRVPPRVEARLASLEAAQASSRARRYVS, encoded by the coding sequence ATGGCTGACCCGCGCATCGGCGCGGTCGTGATCACGTGGAACCGCCGGGAGGAGGCCCTGGAGTCCGTCGGCCGGCTGCTGAGCCTGCCCGAACGCCCGCACGTGGTCCTCGTGGACAACGGCTCCACCGACGGCACCGCGGAGGCGGTCGCGGCGGCGTACCCGGAGGCGGAGGTCGTGGCGCTGCGGGAGAACCTCGGCGCGGTGGGCCGCAACGTGGGCGTGGCACGCCTGAGCACCCCCTACGTGGCCTTCGCCGACGACGACACCTGGTGGGAGCCCGGCTCGCTGGCGCGGGCCGCCGACGTGCTCGACGCGCACCCCCGCCTGGCCGTCGTCACGGCCCGCATCCTGGCCGAGCCCGGCGCCCGCGAGGACCCGATCGTGGCGGAGCTGCGCGACTCCCCCGTCCCGGGCCCCGCCTGGCTGCCCGGGCCCGCGCTGGGCAGTTTCCTGGCCGGCGCGTCGGTGCTGCGCCGGGAGGCGTTCCTGGAGTGCGGCGGCTTCAGCAGCTGGTTGTGGCTCGGCGGCGAGGAGGAGCTGCTGGCCGTGGACCTGGCCACCGCCGGGTGGGAGCTGTGCTACCTGGAGAAGCTGACCGTGCACCATCAGGCCTCCCGCAACCGGGACGCCCACCACCGGCGCCGCGTCGGCATCCGCAACACGTTGTGGTTCACCTGGCTGCGCCGCCCGGTGCGCGCCGCGCTGCGCCGGACCGCGCACCTGGCCAGGACGGTGCCGCGCGACCGGATCTCGGCCCTCGCCGCCCTGGACGCGCTGCGCGGCCTGCCCTGGGTGCTGGCCGAGCGGCGGCGGGTCCCGCCCCGCGTGGAGGCGCGGCTCGCCAGCCTCGAAGCGGCGCAGGCGTCCTCCCGGGCCCGCCGTTACGTCTCCTGA